The following nucleotide sequence is from Rhodothermus sp..
CCAGAGAATGAACGCCTGGCCCTGCTGGTGGAAACGACCCGACAGCTTCTTGAGCGTCGGGGCTGGCTTTCTGATGCGACCGTGCAGACGCTGGAAACACGGGGCCTGAGCCGCGCTCTACGAAATTGTGGGGCTTTCGGTCTCAAAACGATTATCTGGCCCACACACCGGTGGACGAAGTCTTTCAACTGTTACCAGGCGGCCCGCATACCAGCGCCTGCTGGCATCGAATGTTACCTGAAGTAGCTATACCTG
It contains:
- a CDS encoding carboxymuconolactone decarboxylase family protein, encoding MQLTVATWNACHYCTAAHGTAALRMGLKPEQVDAILEGRLPENERLALLVETTRQLLERRGWLSDATVQTLETRGLSRALRNCGAFGLKTIIWPTHRWTKSFNCYQAARIPAPAGIECYLK